The Scomber japonicus isolate fScoJap1 chromosome 12, fScoJap1.pri, whole genome shotgun sequence sequence cgctagcaacacgttccctcgacgcagaacttTGAAAGGACAATGTAtcgatgactcataaaatcacaacaactgattagtctacatctaagtgAGGCAACACAGCCCCTACATCTGAGTACGGGTATAgtcttaccttgatgagatcaatgtgtggatgactcataaaatcacaacaactgattagtctacacctatgtaaggctatagccttactacagcccctacatctaagtaaggctatagccttactacagcccctacatctaagtaaggctatagccttactacagcacCTTGATGATTGATCTATAAGATGATTTGTGTTTGCAGTAAGGACACTACAGAATGTCAATGCTTCACTCAGTGTGACATACAGCAGGTGACCGACCTTgtgtttccttttcctctgaCTGACTATATtgagttttacatgttttataccTCTGCATACTCTTAATTTTCTCTCAGAGTGAATTAGCTACCATTGAAGACACCGAGGTCAtgtcctctgtatttttttcttgactatttgtttcattgtgaagtTAAAATAGCATCAACTGACTGTCACGTGACCATGGCCGTAGCTgccatatttttttcttgaagttttgtttcattgtgaagtgaaaatagcaTCAACGGACTATCACGTGACACGTACCGCTGCCCCTGATGTTATGTCCCAACCCaactggtttccttaccgaacagctccagctgtgttgcgcttctgtcagcagattcgtcacaaattcacatctatacagcatattactggagatTTTTTTAAGTCGCAGTTATATAGTGCTCACTTCCAGAAAAAAATATTCGCTGCAGTAGATATGAACTGAGACTTGAAAATCGCCAGAAATATGTTGTCTACTAAATTGGACTTGACCCGATTTTGCAAACTGTTGattcattggatgagcccttttctccctttcccagcaggccgtgctccattccacattttaagaacaaacaaagaaaataatatattgcagttatgattttttaaatatgcaaccATGAAAGTTAtagaatactgaaataggaATTGATTTAAGTTGAaaaattggaagtgataagaaagaactggaccaCAAGCGTGACCATGACagaaatgcacagcaagaaagtACATGGTCTTGTTCTCAACCTCAGTATTTGAAAAATCCTACCTACAGCCTTGATTGGACAGTAACAAGAACTAAGTTTAGAGCCTTTTAATCACTGTATTTGTAGTTTCAGAATACAACTGACAGCAATATTGAACTTGTATCAATGTCTTAATACATAGTCTGTCAGGTAAGCAAATGGACCTTTTGATCTCATACAATTAGCTTGTCTTGTTCATTCACTACTCAAGTTCTCCATTTACTTGAAGTATTGGGTTGATTTGGTTGTTAACTGTCAGGTCATGTACTCATCAAATTCTGTAGTTGTTCATCTCTGTAGCCCAAAGACATCTGAACTGGGTTCTGTAAAGCTACATTTTCTCAAACTTTTCCAATTTGAGTTCAAATAACAAATGTCACATACATTGCTGGTTAGCATGCAGTGCAAAGACCCATGCCTAGTAGTAGTGCTttgtttaaagcaaaaaaatgaCTGCTGCGATAAATCCTTAGAGATTTTTAGAATGTTGAATGTCTCAACGTGAGATGTGAGGTCAACAAAAGCAACTTGAcaggtttgttttttcttaattgtGATTTTGGCTCAATTGTCCGTCCTCATTTGCTTCAGTCTTAGTGTTGAGCAGTCCCATTCCAGGTCTCCCAGGGCAGTACCAGCTTGGACCCAGACGGTACCAGCCCTGATATAGTAGCCTCCAACTCAAACAGCCAAGAGCGCCCCCTAACAACTGGGTGGGGAACTGAGGGAAGTAGGCCAGAAGACAGAGCAGCAAGAAGATCCAGAGCCAGAGCAGGAGAACACAGAACAGGAAGAGGATCCTCAAAGGGGCACCTGAAAACCCACCCAGGCTCAGATAAGGACCAAAAACAGCAGTTTCCTCTgccagcagcagacagcagagacagaggaggaagacatCTTCTGAAACTTCATACCCTCTCCACAACATCCCAGCTTTGAGGCATTCCGACTTGCTCTCCCCTTCCCGTAACACCAGCAGAGGTTGCCCGTTGGTGATCTCTTTGCTGTTGGCTAAAGTTTCGTAGCAGCTTCCTGTGGTATTCTCCAGAAGGTCCAGAAGTTTGCAGAAACAGAGCCACAGTCCACCAGCTACCCCGAGCCGGGAGAGGTGCcggatggagagagacagggagcgacggatggagaaggagaggaggaaaaggaaagagcCAACAAAGATGCAGGTCCAACCCCAACCAGAGCGTAAAAATATCCTGGAAGAAGATtagcaaaatgtttaaattcttAAATAAAGTCTACCTAACTCACTGTGAATGATCCTGTAGAAGAATGTTTTTTCAAAAGGAAGCCCCATTGCGTTCCTAGGATATGTGTTCTTACTTTGGAGTAACATAGATGTTGTCTTTACCATTGTTCAATGTGTTAGGGTAAGGTTAATAATGTCTCAACTTCTgacatggtttaatttcaataaatgttcaaattatccaatatttcagcaaaaataaaagattagagaaaaagtccaaaaaactgaaactgaaaaagatgaatactcataatacttatgtacctTTACTATAATAcgttaactacatcaagcttaCTTAATACTTTTACTGTGGTAGAACTTTTCATGCAAGACATatgtaaaggatctgagtacttctacCGACAGTGGTATTAATACATATATAGTGTGGAATTGAGACACTGATAATTATGTCCAAAAGCTTGGTCTGGAAGCCTGGAGTGGAACCGACATTAAAGCCTAAAGAGAGTGGTAAATACATCAGTAGGTTTAGTTTTGTAATGACCAACTGAAATAATTCTGGTGTTCTCTGACATCAAATGTTTCACATAGAGGAGGAAGATTGTATTCATTATGAAGTGCCTTCTGTCCAAACTTCACTAAACCAACCAATCAAAACACTGTCTTCCAAGAGCCAGAAGCATTTTGTTTGGACAGTGACACACAGGCATGATGCAGGGCCATTGTAGGCCTGCGGTGTCAGATATAACAGACACAACAAGACTTATGATACCGAAGTAGACAGGAAGTAGCCTCACCTATAGAGGAAGTGGGTTTTCTTGGCAAAGACGCTGTGCTGGGAGACCCAGAGGCTCAGTCCAGGACCAAACATCACCACCGCAGACAGCAACAGGTGGAAGTGCTGCCGGAACAGAGTGCTACCCAGGACGTGAGCGGCCAGGTCCGTCAGGACCACCAGCACCGTGTTCAGGATCATCTGGACACAGAACCAAAACTGACTGGATCTcaaagagtgtgtttgtgtagattATCCAACTCAGACTAAACAGCATGCACTGTTTCATGTGATTAGGCTTGAATCCTGTGTAGACTAGTAACAGTGAATTACCTCAGCTGCACATGGGAACAATTTAAAGCATAAGACCCTGTTCATGTGTGCAATAACAAACTCCAACACAACAACCAAAGTAGTTGGAATTAAATCTATACACACTAAATCAATTTTAGAAACTGATCCATTGATTCATTGATAGAAGATTGATCCAGATCCTGCAGAGATCCAAAGCTGCAGGCTGTGTAATAAAAAGAGTAGAAATCCACTGCTGTGACTCAGCTAGCTGCTAGAGTTGGGTATCCATACGTAGAGTGTGTCATGCATAACATGAATGAAATGACAGCTGGCTCCTAGCATTCCACAGACTCCAGATATGTGCACACTGAAATCCAATCATGAAGTTCTTCAACCATATTACGCATTACAGTACGCTGTATCTGCAGTGTAGTTTAGTTGTGATTATTGCCTCACTCTTGTCTGCAGCCACTCTCCAAAACACATAACTTGCTTGGTtgtagtgtgtttttcttgcagCTGCAGAAAGGTGAGTTGAGTTTCAAGTCTTCTCTGACCTTGTGTGGCTGGTTTCCACGTATCTCCTTCCTGTGCTCTGTTGTGGAATTGTCATTGGCCGCCTCTGTATTGGTTTTTCTGCAGAAATGCAACGACTGCCACCAAATTCCACACAGCGGTGGCCACCGGTCCGAGAGTTGTAGCTTCAGAATACCTCCCGTCTCCAAACTGTAGCTTCTCTGCTCCCCTGTCATTGACACCCATcctctccaacacacacacacacacacacacacacacacacacacacacacaaacacacacacacacacataaagagtaTGTCATATGTTGACCGGGCCTTGAAAAGTGTCACATTACTCCAACTGAGACAGTTGAAGGGACAGAAAGGTTGAGCCAATAACACTGATTCAGCTGTATTATTATGGATATCATAGGGGTTCTGACTAATCTTGTATTAAACCCTAGCAGTTAAAGGTTGAGAGTAAGCAGGGCAGCTCTGATAACTAGTGTTACAGAAAGTCATGAATTAAAATTGTCAAcaaatgagatgtaatgtgtCGCATGGTGTGTTCGTGTGTATTAATAGCAGTAACCTTTGTACTGTATCTGGGCCGAGACTCAGCTGCCACAGCAGTCCATGTCAATCAATACATGGCAACAAACTCATAGTTCACAtttactctctttctcttttctctctttgataTCAGTCAGTTTCACCCAGTTTATATAAGTGACCCCAACCTTGACTAACCACGTTGTCACCTAAGATACACAATGCTCCTCCTGAACCTTTCATCTCATACatcctactgtatgtgtaacaGATTAAAATGCAGGGGCTTCAATGACAAAACCAAGACAGTCATTGTGGGTCATGCTACAATgggcttttattaaaaactaaagCTAGAGAAGGTAGCTGAGTACTGTAGCCTAGTGTCCACCAACCATGGACATATGGAATATGGAAGTAATACTATCTGTGACAAGAAGACAGACCCCAAACTATTTAAATTAGGGTCAACTGGTCAACCACAGTCCTACAAGGAAAACAGAAACTGAGTTAAAATCCTTCtcttaaaacaataactaaGAACAGTGAACAATCACAAACAGCATTATTAAAGTTGGCCCAAGGATAACATGATTAAAATGGATTCTAATAATATAAAAACTTCGTACTCTGAGCAGGACACATTAAAGCATTAAGAACACATAAGTACATCCGGGTACATTTGCAACCCTACAACATTAAGGTCCCATTTACACCTTTTATTAACATGTAATCTGTATCTGGATAATGACATCCAATCCATGGGTCTTTGCATTTACACCTCCAAATG is a genomic window containing:
- the fitm1l gene encoding fat storage-inducing transmembrane protein 1 is translated as MTGEQRSYSLETGGILKLQLSDRWPPLCGIWWQSLHFCRKTNTEAANDNSTTEHRKEIRGNQPHKMILNTVLVVLTDLAAHVLGSTLFRQHFHLLLSAVVMFGPGLSLWVSQHSVFAKKTHFLYRIFLRSGWGWTCIFVGSFLFLLSFSIRRSLSLSIRHLSRLGVAGGLWLCFCKLLDLLENTTGSCYETLANSKEITNGQPLLVLREGESKSECLKAGMLWRGYEVSEDVFLLCLCCLLLAEETAVFGPYLSLGGFSGAPLRILFLFCVLLLWLWIFLLLCLLAYFPQFPTQLLGGALGCLSWRLLYQGWYRLGPSWYCPGRPGMGLLNTKTEANEDGQLSQNHN